From the Syntrophus gentianae genome, the window GGAACAAAACGGGCGGGATCATTCCTGATCCCGCCCGTTTTGTTGATCTCAACGACGTTGTTCCTCGAAGCTGTTTTCTGATTAACCTCTTCCTTTTATTTGCTGAATTTCCTCCTCAGGCCCGCAAGACCCAAAAGCCCCGGAGCGAAAAGGAGCAGAGATGCGGGAAGAGGGACTGCATCCACTCTCACAGAATCAAGGGTAGGCCCCTGGTATTGAGAACCGGTATAGGTGCTGGTAAAGGTGAGGTAGGACCAATCAGCGTCCGCGACAAAGGTAAAAGACATATTCTCCCATGAGAGAGGCATACCAGCGTAATAACTTGGTTCAGTGACCAGATGGGAGAAAGTCTGGGGGGTGTCGCCGTTGACGGATACGTCCATGGTCATGGTTTTTCCGTACTGTCCAGAAGGGTTGCCCGCCATCGCAAAGTGAACG encodes:
- a CDS encoding DUF642 domain-containing protein, which produces MKKLFLLALVALACIAPSLSFANLVVNGSFETGFSNWAGPVWATYSFTGWTVTKGSIDVSYAPSGNWWQAADGQFSLDMNGSSVGEIRSDAFSTTPGQTYIVHFAMAGNPSGQYGKTMTMDVSVNGDTPQTFSHLVTEPSYYAGMPLSWENMSFTFVADADWSYLTFTSTYTGSQYQGPTLDSVRVDAVPLPASLLLFAPGLLGLAGLRRKFSK